The Oncorhynchus kisutch isolate 150728-3 linkage group LG20, Okis_V2, whole genome shotgun sequence genome has a segment encoding these proteins:
- the LOC109866037 gene encoding homeobox protein SIX3-like yields MVFRSPLELFPAHFLLPGMLLPEEPPACAPASALPGLRFSAAQVAGVCETLEETGDVERLARFLWSLPVAPGGACFITEHESVRRARAVVAFHTGNYRELYCILENHSFMRRASHGKLQAMWLEAHYREAERLRGRSLGPVDKYRIRKKFPLPRTIWDGETNTHCFKERTRGLLRERYLQDPYPDPARKRELARATGLTPTQVGNWFKNRRQRDRAAANKNRLAHHGMRPGAVLALARTECSPTGSACSPEMILSVMDSDSDFDI; encoded by the exons ATGGTGTTCAGATCCCCGCTAGAGCTCTTTCCCGCCCATTTCCTCCTGCCCGGCATGCTATTACCGGAGGAACCCCCTGCTTGCGCACCTGCCTCTGCTCTCCCTGGGCTCCGTTTCTCTGCggcgcag GTGGCCGGTGTGTGTGAGACTTTGGAGGAGACCGGGGACGTCGAGCGGCTCGCGCGGTTTCTGTGGTCCCTGCCGGTGGCCCCAGGTGGCGCGTGCTTCATTACAGAGCATGAGTCCGTCCGGAGGGCGCGTGCCGTGGTCGCCTTTCACACCGGGAACTACCGCGAACTCTATTGCATCCTGGAGAACCACAGCTTTATGCGCCGCGCCTCGCACGGTAAACTACAGGCCATGTGGCTCGAGGCGCACTACCGGGAGGCTGAGAGGCTGCGCGGGCGGTCGTTGGGCCCGGTGGACAAGTACCGTATTAGGAAGAAGTTCCCTTTACCAAGAACCATCTGGGACGGCGAGACGAACACACACTGCTTCaag GAGCGGACACGGGGCCTGCTGAGGGAACGGTACCTCCAGGACCCCTACCCAGACCCCGCGAGGAAAAGGGAGCTGGCGCGTGCCACCGGGCTCACTCCAACACAGGTCGGGAACTGGTTCAAGAaccggagacagagagaccgagcaGCCGCCAACAAGAACAG GCTCGCGCACCACGGGATGCGACCGGGAGCCGTGCTCGCTCTGGCCAGGACAGAATGCAGCCCCACCGGAAGTGCGTGCAGCCCGGAGATGATCCTCTCGGTAATGGACAGCGACTCTGACTTCGACATCTGA